The following nucleotide sequence is from Dunckerocampus dactyliophorus isolate RoL2022-P2 chromosome 7, RoL_Ddac_1.1, whole genome shotgun sequence.
tttattattatttcttatataATCTGTTACAAACTATCTCTTAAATAATCTGTTATTGGGTTAAAGTGTCATATCATAAAGCCTTTAACTCTATAGGTAATGTTTtacgtgtaaaaataagttagccTCAGAAATTAACTGGGGAATAtctcatattttaaaaatgcattcttAATTGttgcacaagtgtaaaaagaaggtaaccactgtaaaatgcaaaaacgtctacctcaggggtgtccaaactgtggctggcacattctaaaaatacaatgaaacaacaaaacaacaacaaaaggttTAAGAAAAAGGGTCAAATGTcctaatttaagaagaaaacctGAAGTGTAAATCACTTAATTTCTAACACACCAACGGtatatctttaaatatatataggCCTATAACTTTTTGGCATATCTGGATTAGTTTTAGcctgtttacaaaaaaaaaagaaataaaatgtccCTCATGTCCTTTGATTATTCTGTATGCAGCTCTTAGAAATAAAAGTTGGGGCATCCCTGCTCTAACTCAACAAGTAATGACAAGTATGGTGACACTGGAGTCTTACGCGTGCGGTACTTTACGGAACTTTCGGTGTATATTCGCACCCTTAGTCCTTCTTTTGGATTAAATATCACAAAAATACCATAAAAATTGTGTCCAGACTCCAAATtttacagcctttaaaagggCATCAAATGATTTAAGTTGTGAAGTAAACTAATATGTAGACTGGACTGACAGGCCGAGCATTTCATAAGAGGTTTGATTTGGTTTGTTTACCCAATATATACTCACACCTACACTCACACATGACATCTGTCCACGTACCCCAGTCATAAATCTTTGGCTCCTGGAGGCTGGCATGCTCCACCATGCAGCTGATGGTATCCCCGCGTGTCGGCGTGTACTGCAAGTGTGAGTGCCGCTGGTAGAGCCAATTGCCGTTGGGTAGGGACTCCGTAGACATCACCTCCGATGTCACCTTCTCGCCATTCCTCAGCCACGTCAACATGATATTCTTTGGAAAGAAGTTGTACACACTGCAGACAAAAGTAGATGGATGCTCGTCCGCTGCCTCGTCTAACCGCAATCTGACGATCGGCTCGACTATAACAAAAACATACCAATCCTCAGTGTTCAGATATTAGAAGTCTCAGGAACACAGTCAATACGTCTGTCAGACATCAGCATGCTTTGTCTGATTGACCATGGTGCAGTTCCATAATCCTGGCAAACCTTTTCCTGACATGATGTCTGGAAAGTTATCCTGTTTGAAGGTTATCCAGTGCAATGCACACATTTTTCAATTGATGGCTTTCGACCTGGGAAttggaagtattgaaggaagaaaTCTTGGTTCCGCCCCAACTTATGGCCACCAAccggttctggtggccatcttatttagctaataggatgctatgTTTTCTGATCAAAAAACAaagatggactcacgcagtgtattactaacacaacaagacacacgccatattgtacgctaccCGAAGAATGGCCACAAACCAAGACAAGATTGTTGTGTAAATTTTCAAtgtttcaatagtgtttctcatcatcTTTATCAAATTGGCATTTGGCTACAGATACACCACAGGGCTCGGGGCAAAATTTTCATTGAAAACATTCATTGAACGAAAAGTGGGGCGTTCAAAATCCAAGgttttattcatccatccatcttccacgccgcttatcctcactagggtaggctggagcttatcccagctgacagaaGAGACGGGGAACTggtctggactggtcaccagccaatcgcaaggcacatatagacaaacacccattcatacaattaacctaacatgcaattttttggaatgtgggaggaaaccggagtacccggagaaaacccacgcatgcacgaggagaacatgcaaacaccatacagagatgcccaatggagatttgaaccaagatcttcccgatctcctgactgtgtggccaacatgctaaccactaggccaccatgcgacCCCCaaggttttactgtatttatataatGAAAAGATCAAACGAATGATACGtgtaaaatatataatgaaaGGATTAACTCACCTGTTTGCTCAAGGGCATCGTGTAAAATTCTAAAATAAGTCTTGCATTTTTGTAGATTATGTTTTTGCTGATCCAAATAATAGTCTGTGTTGAGAATTTCTGCAATTTTCCTTGCTTTCTCCGTATAGCCAATATATTTCCCCACAGTGCTGTTGTATTGCATCAGAAGCATCTTGTTGTAGAGGATTTCCCCCAGTAGCACCGCGTCACTAGCGGTACCCTCGCAATGCAGCACGCCACTGCTAAAGAAAGCATCTGTAACATAAAAGTAACGTAAAAGAATGACAGTGTGTTTTCAAATAAATCAGTTAATTcttagcaacaaaaaaaacagtacatgTCATATATTTCATTAACTGGACATCAAAATACCATATTTTTACATAACTGCACAATAATGGCAACCACAGCTGCCACCAGTTACTGTTTTTCACAGTCcatgctgcattttttttattaacagtgAAAAactctgatttttttaaataccgtaTTTTTACAGAATACAGTCATGGATAAAATTAGGccaaccttgtttcttcagtttattgatccattttaatgcctggtacaactaaaggcacatttgtttgaacaaatatattgatgataacaaataagagttgaatttaagagctgatatctcgcAATTTCTATGTTTTCCTTCATAATAACCAACATCACTTGAGCTCttccatgaatagctatagcattgtactgcaaaaaaatttaactcttatgggctatttttgttgtcatcgctATTGTCACGAGCGCCGTGTGACACGGTCCCAATGCAAGACAAGGAGCAGTTCGTAAGATCAAAAGATAAAAagatttaataaacaaaaagagtccacaagagcaaagtacaacaaaggaaaatccactacgggtaatactaaagaaaagcactgacagcaaaaggctgtcaggaaaaaaacactaaagTAACAACAAAAGACGCTGAAGGCAAACCTATCAGGAAATCCAAAAATGCAAAAGAGCAGGTAATGGTAGCAAAGGGttgagccagaaagcagggtaaggAACAGGGAGCCGGACGGAGCGGGAGCAAGgagcactgatctgtattatatatctggatagctcattggcgatgacttgtgaagcaacacggccgccatattgctacttGCAAGGAACACTtctcgacaagcttttgcattcgtggtgaacttcttttattaattcagattggagaaaaaaaaaatttcgaCTTAAGATgtctgcatgtgcagctattaactgcacaaatcgccagttcaaaggctctggacgaacatttcacctgtaagtatgattgaaatgtagatttatgattgataatttaatggttttgcactgtcgatctctcagatattttcgatcgtgtaaaattcctctgattaaatgtatgtccagaattgatacgtttatatagctctataatagctaagaggaaatgtacgtactattttgttatatcatgatatatgtatttttttaagggacaagggttgcgttacttgaaagaatgggagaatctcagtgtttccatgatgcttaccaggcattgtatacagtgcagttagcaagccagtttgcatacgattgacccggcatgacccttcatttggataaacaacatttattatttttttttgctgctgaattactgacgtaaaaggattcattcatatgatatgttctggaaaataatattactgaacatgcataccggtatgtttgagattgcaaacaacgtattgtcttacccaaagcatatggttttgtttcagtgttgttgtttttttctgtgtgtgtgtgtgtgtgtgtgtgtgtgtgtgtgtgtatgtgtttatggttattacacatgatggttatcacatattattcctgtggtttttgttcaaatatatttctgtaTCAGAAGAGAGgttatttgtatttcacaacacaaacaaaaaaaaatcagaaaaaaatcagaaaaatgtgaaat
It contains:
- the LOC129185714 gene encoding HLA class II histocompatibility antigen, DQ beta 2 chain-like isoform X1, whose product is MHIVFQMCLCLMFSQADAFFSSGVLHCEGTASDAVLLGEILYNKMLLMQYNSTVGKYIGYTEKARKIAEILNTDYYLDQQKHNLQKCKTYFRILHDALEQTVEPIVRLRLDEAADEHPSTFVCSVYNFFPKNIMLTWLRNGEKVTSEVMSTESLPNGNWLYQRHSHLQYTPTRGDTISCMVEHASLQEPKIYDWEPMPKSVRIKIILGTMGLFVGLASLAAGLIYYCRTNLAGRHLVSTNGDSPPTS
- the LOC129185714 gene encoding class II histocompatibility antigen, B-L beta chain-like isoform X3 — protein: MPLSKQNIMLTWLRNGEKVTSEVMSTESLPNGNWLYQRHSHLQYTPTRGDTISCMVEHASLQEPKIYDWEPMPKSVRIKIILGTMGLFVGLASLAAGLIYYCRTNLAGRHLVSTNGDSPPTS
- the LOC129185714 gene encoding HLA class II histocompatibility antigen, DQ beta 2 chain-like isoform X2; its protein translation is MHIVFQMCLCLMFSQADAFFSSGVLHCEGTASDAVLLGEILYNKMLLMQYNSTVGKYIGYTEKARKIAEILNTDYYLDQQKHNLQKCKTYFRILHDALEQTVEPIVRLRLDEAADEHPSTFVCSVYNFFPKNIMLTWLRNGEKVTSEVMSTESLPNGNWLYQRHSHLQYTPTRGDTISCMVEHASLQEPKIYDWGRHLVSTNGDSPPTS